The Williamsia sp. DF01-3 genome has a window encoding:
- a CDS encoding ABC transporter ATP-binding protein → MLNSGRSDRLTIDTGSRLPVFFVPPAEPVRSKQIRVDAYTTPKSLVIRTIFGAGKYTLPGMILMVGHFVGEALVPVVMGMAIDRAVSTGDVGSLIAWVVALAAVFLLLSHTWRFGERLTMYAHGLVEHQFRMRVTDRLLDPRGMAGPARLPGVSLNIATSDVMRLSSAVFIAVFPVGELAAVIVAGAVLLFISWPLGLAILLGAPTLLWILDLAGGPLRARTEHEQELAGDAAGTAADLVAGLRIVKGLGAEPEAGRRYRMASSRARVGAIRAAGSQGTYIGVMQMVSALFVVGVGIAAGLMAVEGQISFGELITVVGLTQFVMGPLNALGTNFGALWNSAVPCAKRVLSVLQAESAIESGSVRNAEGPLSFDDMTAGPVAGLTLELPPAGLVAIVCAPEETEALVAVLARKKAPESGVVRLGDVDLFDLGHDVVHQLVRAVPHSADLFEGSVLDNIEAGVDDDAADRDSRVTRAIFAAACDDVVEVLPAGLDTPVGEAGRMLSGGQRQRVGLARALAAESKVLILNDPTTAVDSVTEATVARRLHLTREGLSTVVFTNSPAFLEAAEHVVIISGGSLVYQGDLAGAGLLPAGSTGAGR, encoded by the coding sequence GTGTTGAACTCTGGGCGGTCCGATCGGCTCACGATCGACACCGGCTCGCGGCTCCCGGTGTTCTTCGTGCCGCCCGCAGAGCCGGTGCGCAGCAAGCAGATCCGGGTCGATGCCTACACCACACCGAAATCCTTGGTCATCCGCACCATCTTCGGAGCCGGAAAGTACACGCTGCCGGGCATGATCCTGATGGTCGGGCACTTCGTCGGGGAAGCGCTGGTACCGGTGGTCATGGGAATGGCGATCGACCGCGCGGTGTCCACCGGCGATGTCGGGTCGCTCATCGCCTGGGTTGTCGCACTGGCCGCTGTCTTCCTCCTGCTGTCGCACACCTGGCGGTTCGGTGAGCGTCTGACGATGTACGCGCACGGTCTGGTGGAGCACCAGTTCCGGATGCGGGTCACCGATCGTCTTCTCGACCCTCGGGGGATGGCCGGCCCGGCACGACTGCCGGGCGTCTCCCTCAACATCGCCACCTCCGACGTGATGCGACTGTCGAGCGCCGTGTTCATCGCCGTCTTCCCCGTCGGGGAACTCGCCGCGGTCATCGTGGCGGGCGCCGTCCTGCTGTTCATCTCGTGGCCGCTCGGGCTGGCGATCCTTCTCGGGGCGCCGACGCTCCTGTGGATTCTCGACCTGGCGGGTGGACCACTGCGGGCGCGGACCGAGCACGAACAAGAACTCGCCGGCGACGCAGCGGGCACGGCCGCAGATCTGGTCGCCGGATTGCGGATCGTCAAGGGACTGGGTGCCGAACCCGAGGCCGGCCGGCGATACCGGATGGCCAGCAGTCGGGCGCGCGTCGGTGCAATCCGCGCTGCCGGATCGCAGGGCACCTACATCGGCGTGATGCAGATGGTCTCCGCGTTGTTTGTTGTGGGAGTGGGAATCGCGGCGGGTCTGATGGCAGTCGAAGGGCAGATCAGCTTCGGCGAATTGATCACGGTCGTCGGACTCACCCAATTCGTGATGGGGCCACTGAACGCACTGGGTACCAACTTCGGCGCTCTCTGGAACAGTGCGGTTCCCTGTGCCAAACGTGTGCTGTCGGTGTTGCAGGCCGAATCGGCGATCGAGTCCGGGTCCGTCCGGAACGCCGAAGGTCCGTTGTCCTTCGACGACATGACGGCCGGGCCGGTCGCCGGATTGACCCTCGAACTGCCCCCGGCGGGATTGGTCGCGATTGTCTGCGCCCCCGAGGAAACCGAAGCGCTCGTCGCCGTTCTCGCGCGCAAGAAGGCACCCGAGTCCGGCGTCGTGAGGCTCGGTGATGTGGACCTGTTCGACCTCGGCCACGACGTCGTACATCAGCTGGTGCGAGCAGTGCCGCACTCTGCGGATCTCTTCGAGGGTTCGGTGCTCGACAACATCGAGGCCGGTGTGGACGACGATGCCGCTGACCGTGATTCCCGCGTCACCCGCGCGATCTTCGCGGCCGCCTGCGACGACGTCGTCGAGGTGTTGCCCGCGGGCCTCGACACACCGGTGGGCGAGGCCGGCCGCATGCTCTCGGGCGGGCAGCGCCAACGTGTTGGTCTTGCCCGCGCGCTGGCTGCAGAGTCGAAGGTACTGATCCTCAACGACCCCACCACAGCAGTGGATTCGGTCACCGAGGCCACCGTCGCGCGGCGGCTCCACCTCACCCGTGAGGGTCTGAGCACGGTGGTGTTCACCAACTCACCGGCGTTCCTCGAAGCGGCCGAACACGTGGTGATCATCTCCGGCGGGTCACTGGTCTACCAGGGCGATCTGGCCGGCGCGGGCCTGCTGCCCGCCGGATCGACCGGGGCCGGCCGATGA